Proteins from a genomic interval of Salvelinus sp. IW2-2015 linkage group LG14, ASM291031v2, whole genome shotgun sequence:
- the epb41l2 gene encoding band 4.1-like protein 2 isoform X14: MTTEVGSETEVRKEPEKAEEQPAAPESEPAATNQTDEAKAAEQSANDHPAPATDSAEAPAEAKEKQEEAQPADNATPQEGEDTPASPPASEKKGISRFLPPWLKKQKSQSQVGPKESQAAPEEAGVASVKEEDGEKGEQAEAEQTSSPTADQPQVEEEKINGEPKPEQIEEVKSEEKEEENHSTGSADTQPAKEEKAAEESQEKSAAEEENKEAEEGGEEKKDEEESPKPEGGHSFIKSPLKLTKKVKMVMCHVTMLDGSQFPCEVEKRAKGQYLFFKVYEVLNLLEKDYFGLSYKDNSDQTCWLDPTKEIKRQIRNATWQFVFNVKFYPPDPSQLTEDITRYLLCLQLRQDIVSGRLPCSFVTHSLLGSYALQAELGDHDSGEHRLDYISDFQFAPSQTKEMEEKVVELHKTHRGMTPAQADAQFLENAKKLSMYGVDLHHAKDSEGVDIMLGVCANGLLIYKDRLRINRFAWPKILKISYKRSNFYIKIRPGETEQFESSVGFKLPNHRAAKRVWKVCVENHTFFRLMTPEAPTKAKFLTLGSKFRYSGRTQAQTRQASTLIDRPAPYFERTSSKRISRSLDGAPVINVTEAHESAPTSGENGREPGLELSSDSKSIFMFPLSFSSSSSISSLPPILDTISELDVLSDISEDGDRDYPGIWDPDCTQQQHADSLAAAEQYHHQPLEASPPPSPLACSSEPQEGSPAQAKAAAQSRLGFSLLGMLTGLRLGFLPFSLLDEDGYLCFPSLPQDCAACLVPVGLQSFLPLSSTSLVPSFMFILAVLLSASQSLALALLLALPLALSLCYLEPKEPAPVARLCSDKNTDTHTSLLQEELCDPAA, from the exons ATGACGACAGAGGTGGGATCTGAGACGGAGGTGAGGAAAGAGCCGGAGAAGGCAGAGGAGCAGCCTGCAGCACCTGAATCAGAACCAGCAGCCACCAACCAGACAGACGAGGCCAAGGCCGCAGAGCAGTCCGCCAACGACCACCCCGCTCCGGCCACCGACTCAGCCGAGGCCCCCGCAGAGGCCaaggagaagcaggaggaggCCCAGCCCGCCGACAACGCCACACCACAGGAGGGCGAGGACACCCCAGCCTCACCACCAGCCTCAGAGAAGAAAGGCATCTCCAGGTTCCTCCCTCCATGGCTTAAGAAGCAGAAGTCTCAGAGCCAGGTGGGACCCAAAGAGAGCCAGGCTGCACCCGAGGAGGCAGGCGTTGCCTCCGTGAAGGAGGAGGACGGTGAGAAGGGGGAGCAGGCCGAGGCAGAGCAGACGTCATCGCCCACAGCAGACCAACCACAGGTGGAAGAAGAGAAAATAAACGGAGAGCCGAAACCAGAACAGATTGAGGAAGTGAAATcggaggaaaaagaggaggagaatCATTCCACTGGCAGTGCAGACACTCAG CCTGCTAAGGAGGAGAAAGCAGCAGAGGAATCTCAGGAGAAGAGCGCAGCAGAAGAGGAGAACAAGgaggcagaggaaggaggagaggagaagaaagacgAGGAAGAGAGCCCGAAGCCTGAGGGTGGACATTCTTTTATCAAGTCACCGCTGAAACTGACCAAGAAGGTGAAGATGGTGATGTGTCACGTGACCATGCTTGATGGAAGCCAGTTCCCCTGTGAGGTGGAG AAACGGGCGAAAGGCCAGTACCTGTTCTTTAAAGTGTATGAAGTCCTGAACCTACTGGAGAAGGACTACTTTGGGTTGAGTTACAAAGACAACTCTGACCAGACG TGCTGGCTGGACCCTACAAAGGAGATCAAACGTCAGATCCGCA ATGCCACCTGGCAGTTTGTGTTCAATGTCAAGTTCTACCCTCCGGATCCATCCCAGCTGACCGAGGATATTACCAG ATATCTCCTGTGCCTTCAGCTCCGGCAGGACATAGTGTCGGGGCGTCTGCCCTGCTCCTTCGTCACCCACTCCCTGCTGGGTTCCTACGCCCTGCAGGCCGAGCTGGGAGATCATGACTCCGGCGAGCACCGCCTCGACTACATCAGCGACTTCCAGTTCGCCCCCTCACAGAccaaggagatggaggagaaggtggtGGAGCTCCACAAAACTCACAG GGGGATGACTCCTGCTCAAGCAGATGCCCAGTTCTTAGAAAACGCTAAGAAGTTGTCGATGTACGGTGTGGATCTCCACCACGCCAAG gaCTCTGAGGGAGTGGACATCATGTTGGGAGTGTGTGCCAACGGCCTGCTGATCTACAAAGACCGACTCCGGATAAACCGCTTTGCCTGGCCCAAAATCCTCAAGATTTCCTACAAACGCAGCAACTTCTATATCAAAATCAGGCCGGGAGAG ACAGAGCAGTTTGAGAGCTCTGTGGGCTTCAAGCTGCCCAACCACCGCGCTGCCAAGAGGGTCTGGAAGGTCTGCGTGGAGAATCACACCTTCTTCAG GTTGATGACTCCAGAAGCGCCCACTAAAGCCAAGTTTCTCACGCTGGGCTCCAAGTTCCGATACAGTGGGCGGACCCAGGCCCAGACACGACAGGCCAGCACCCTCATCGACAGGCCGGCACCCTACTTCGAGCGCACCTCCAGCAAGCGTATCTCACGAAGCCTGGATGGAG CTCCAGTGATTAACGTGACTGAGGCCCACGAGTCAGCCCCCACCTCTGGGGAGAACGGCAGGGAGCCTGGCCTGGAACTCTCCTCTGATTCCAag TCTATCTTCATGTTCCCcctgtccttctcctcctcctcctcaatctcatccctccctcccatcctggACACCATCTCTGAGCTGGACGTTCTGTCCGACATCTCGGAGGACGGGGACAGGGACTACCCGGGTATCTGGGACCCTGATTGTACCCAGCAGCAGCATGCAGACAGCTTGGCTGCAGCAGAGCAGTACCATCACCAGCCTCTAGAggcctctcctcccccctcccccctggcATGTAGCTCAGAGCCCCAGGAAGGGTCACCTGCCCAGGCCAAGGCTGCCGCTCAATCCAGGCTGGGCTTCTCCCTGCTGGGCATGTTGACGGGCCTGCGCCTGggcttccttcccttctctctgctGGATGAGGATGGCTACCTCTGCTTTCCCAGTCTGCCCCAGGACTGTGCTGCCTGCTTGGTCCCCGTGGGGTTGCAGAGCTTcctgcccctctcctccacctccctggTGCCCTCCTTCATGTTCATCTTGGCTGTGCTGCTGTCTGCCTCCCAGTCCCTGGCTCTGGCCTTGCTCCTGGCCCTGCCCCTGGCCTTGTCGCTGTGCTATCTGGAGCCCAAGGAGCCCGCCCCCGTGGCCAGGCTCTGCTCAGacaaaaacactgacacacacacttccctgctGCAGGAAGAGCTGTGTGACCCTGCTGCCTAA